The Sporosarcina sp. Te-1 DNA window CATTATGATCGATGCATTGCGTCGTGCGTCTGCTCGAACAATCAATGTCGTCATGCCTTACTATGGCTACGCACGTCAAGATCGGAAAGCTCGTTCCCGCGAACCGATTACAGCCAAGCTAGTGGCGAATATCCTGGAGACGGCAGGTGCTAACCGTGTAATCGGACTCGATCTTCATGCACCTCAAATCCAAGGCTTCTTTGATATTCCAATCGATCATCTTGTCGCAGAACCGATTTTGACAGAGTACTTTAAAAGCAAAGGGTTGGAAGGGGATGATCTTGTCATCGTATCTCCTGACCATGGTGGAGTGACACGTGCCCGCAAAATGGCGGACCGCATGAAAGCACCAATCGCCATTATCGACAAACGCCGTCCGCGTCCAAACGTGGCGGAAGTGATGAACATCGTCGGTAAAGTGAGAGGGAAAACAGCTATCTTGATTGATGATATTATCGATACAGCCGGTACAATAACGATTGCCGCCAACGCGATCATTGAAAGTGGCGCGAAGGAAGTGTACGCATGCTGTACCCATCCTGTCCTATCCGGCCCTGCAATTGAACGTATCGATAATTCTCAGATCAAAGAATTGGTTGTCACCAATTCCATTGATTTGCCGGAATCTAAAAAATCACCTAAGATCAAACAATTGTCGATTGCCAAGCTACTCGGAGATGCGATTATCCGGGTATTTGAAGAGAAATCGGTCAGTACGTTGTTTGAATAAAAATCCTTATCCGCAAAGTTAAGGGGTCTATTTCTGTTTAATGTCGTCTGATGTTGGGTATTTCAATAGTTAGAAAACTTTTTTTCAGGAAAGGTGACTACGCATATGAGTACAGCAATACAGTCGAAATTAAGAGCAGTAAAACCAAAATCAACATTAACCAAGCTTCGAAAAGATGGGTTTATCCCTTCCGTGGTATACGGATACCAAATCGAATCCATGCCAATCGCAGTGAAAGAAAGAGATTTGCTGAGTACATTGCGTGAGGTCGGCCGTAATGGCGTACTAACAATCAACGTTGAGGGAAAAGACCTGAATGTCGTATTGGAGGATTATCAGGAGGATGCGCTGAATGGCGCGATCTATCATGCTGACTTCCTCGCCATTAACATGACAGAGGAATTGGAAGTCAACGTGACGGTACACCTCGTTGGAGAGGCGCCTGGCGAAAAAGAGGGCGGCGTCCTGCAGCAGCCGATCCGGGAAGTGACGATCAAAGTGAAGCCGTCTGACATTCCGGAAACATTTGATGTAGATATTTCGAACTTGCAAATTGGTGAGTCGATTTCAGTCAAAGATATCCGGGAGTCTTCCAGTTTTGAACTTCTCAACGACGACGAAGAAGCACTTGTCGTTATCTCCGCCCCACGCGCTGAGACAGATGAGGATTCGGATGAAGCGGGAGAAGGCACTGAACCTGTACCAGAAGTGAACGACGCGGAATAAGAACTGCTAGCAGACAAGGAATCCATTCACGCTACGCAATTCCAAGGTATAAGAGAAAAGCTGATAAGGCGTACGGTAGTTGCCGTGCGCCTCTTTTCTGCATTATGGGTTTGAATCGAGCTTATAGGAGAGAACGTTTATGAAAATGATTGTGGGACTCGGAAACCCGGGGAAACAATATGAATACACCCGGCACAATATCGGCTTCCTCGTCATCGATGAACTGGCACGTCGGTGGGATGCTCCCCCGGCCCAGTCGAAATTTAACGGTGCTTTCACGGTCATCCACCGCCCCGAAGGCAAGGTCATTCTGGTAAAGCCGTTGACCTATATGAATCTGTCGGGTGAATGTGTTGGTCCGTTAATGGATTACTATGGAGTGCGAGACGATGAAATTGTTGTTTTATATGACGATCTCGATCTGGCACCTGGAAAACTTCGACTCCGTCAAAAAGGAAGCGCCGGTGGCCATAACGGTATGAAATCGCTGATTGCCCATATAGGAACAGATCAGTTCAACCGGATCCGCATCGGCATCGGGCGTCCGACAGGCGGTATGAAGGTTCCTGACTATGTGCTATCCAATTTTGGCAAAGACGAGATACCGGTCATAGAAGATATGATCAAGAAAAGTGCCGATGCCTGCGAGGCTTGGCTCAAAGCGCCTTTCTTAGAAGTGATGAATGATTACAATGGATCATAAGGAATAAACCCCTTTGATTCCGCCTATACTTTCATAAAAAGGGGCGGATCATCATGATGGTCGTACGATATACATGCAAGCATTGCAATACGGAAATAGGGAGCATTCCGTTTGATTCGGCAAGAGATGTCATTCGGCAACTTCAAGAAAAGGATGAAACAGAAAAGGAACGATTTCTGGATACGGATGACAAAGGCGCAATGACGGTCCGTTGCATTTGCGAGCAATGTGAGCAATCAT harbors:
- a CDS encoding ribose-phosphate diphosphokinase is translated as MANHYPNDKLKIFSLNSNQSLAQEVADEIGRPLGKCSVKRFSDGEIQINIEESIRGCDVFVIQSTSNPVNDNLMELLIMIDALRRASARTINVVMPYYGYARQDRKARSREPITAKLVANILETAGANRVIGLDLHAPQIQGFFDIPIDHLVAEPILTEYFKSKGLEGDDLVIVSPDHGGVTRARKMADRMKAPIAIIDKRRPRPNVAEVMNIVGKVRGKTAILIDDIIDTAGTITIAANAIIESGAKEVYACCTHPVLSGPAIERIDNSQIKELVVTNSIDLPESKKSPKIKQLSIAKLLGDAIIRVFEEKSVSTLFE
- the pth gene encoding aminoacyl-tRNA hydrolase, giving the protein MKMIVGLGNPGKQYEYTRHNIGFLVIDELARRWDAPPAQSKFNGAFTVIHRPEGKVILVKPLTYMNLSGECVGPLMDYYGVRDDEIVVLYDDLDLAPGKLRLRQKGSAGGHNGMKSLIAHIGTDQFNRIRIGIGRPTGGMKVPDYVLSNFGKDEIPVIEDMIKKSADACEAWLKAPFLEVMNDYNGS
- a CDS encoding 50S ribosomal protein L25/general stress protein Ctc; translation: MSTAIQSKLRAVKPKSTLTKLRKDGFIPSVVYGYQIESMPIAVKERDLLSTLREVGRNGVLTINVEGKDLNVVLEDYQEDALNGAIYHADFLAINMTEELEVNVTVHLVGEAPGEKEGGVLQQPIREVTIKVKPSDIPETFDVDISNLQIGESISVKDIRESSSFELLNDDEEALVVISAPRAETDEDSDEAGEGTEPVPEVNDAE
- a CDS encoding anti-sigma-F factor Fin; amino-acid sequence: MMVVRYTCKHCNTEIGSIPFDSARDVIRQLQEKDETEKERFLDTDDKGAMTVRCICEQCEQSLRMFPDLYHLENWKQ